Proteins from one Ranitomeya variabilis isolate aRanVar5 chromosome 1, aRanVar5.hap1, whole genome shotgun sequence genomic window:
- the TPGS2 gene encoding tubulin polyglutamylase complex subunit 2, with protein MADKNENLMASHIEKITLGISKILESSPGVTDVKIEEKPPAERHTLISWEQKHSCMLPEDLKNFYLMTNGFHMSWSVKLDDSPVQVGLMVVNNISNLIHLKGSSSYSLPNSPTLADLDDDSDEEGLSEKPHFDSRNMIFELDSCDGNGKVCLVYKKHAAGQTTCEPTIWFLDRALFWHFLTDTFTAYYRILLCHLGLPQWQYSFTSYGLSPTAKQWMNIYKPITFCPLQLSEEPDSFINKLDPNKIFKGKNKTPVTKKKLPGPPTGYQKNLLPSSKKSEQSVAPRK; from the exons ATGGCAGATAAGAATGAAAACCTAATGGCTTCTCACATTGAGAAAATCACCCTGGGAATAAGCAAGATTTTGG AGTCATCTCCCGGTGTGACTGATGTGAAGATTGAGGAGAAGCCTCCTGCCGAGCGTCACACTTTAATCTCTTGGGAGCAG AAACACTCCTGTATGTTACCGGAAGATCTGAAGAACTTCTATCTGATGACCAATGGCTTCCACATGTCCTGGTCTGTGAAGCTGGACG ATAGCCCAGTTCAGGTTGGCTTGATGGTAGTCAATAACATTTCCAATCTGATTCACTTAAAAGGATCCTCGTCCTACTCACTGCCCAATTCCCCGACCCTCGCAGACCTGGATGACGACTCTGACGAGGAAG GTCTCTCGGAAAAGCCACATTTTGATTCCCGGAACATGATCTTTGAGTTGGATTCTTGTGATGGAAATGGGAAAGTGTGTCTGGTTTACAAAAAGCACGCAGCAG GGCAGACGACATGCGAGCCTACCATCTGGTTCCTGGACCGTGCGCTCTTCTGGCATTTCCTTACAGACACCTTTACGGCTTATTACCGCATACTTCTGTGTCACCTGGGGCTACCACAGTGGCAGTACTCCTTCACCAGCTACGGGCTGAGCCCAACCGCCAAG CAATGGATGAACATATACAAACCCATCACGTTCTGCCCGCTGCAGCTGTCCGAGGAGCCAGACTCTTTCATCAACAAACTGGACCCAAACAAGATTTTCAAGGGCAAAAACAAGACCCCAGTAACTAAGAAGAAATTACCCGGCCCACCCACAGGGTATCAGAAGAATCTTCTTCCTTCCTCCAAAAAATCAGAGCAGTCTGTTGCGCCCCGGAAGTGA